In Aegilops tauschii subsp. strangulata cultivar AL8/78 chromosome 3, Aet v6.0, whole genome shotgun sequence, one genomic interval encodes:
- the LOC109740002 gene encoding uncharacterized protein encodes MLVGSDTASLDAFPTNVVVYDEPLPRTESGGSAVTEVLVIGHSEHSGGGAHDPLDAALQDLMAPILEVADAEMLEARRVQLVERAKKLANMRCLSEAYQREMDRAVGGTPAPGGPSRIGTVQQCDTPKYTGSVKPEDWLVDYSTAVSIANGNKRVAMKYVPLMLQGTARTWLNSLKPSSINSWVNFTEAFIRNFTSTYKRPPKPRQLSLCVQGPNEPTRDYLTRWTELRNSCEGMHEVQAIECFTAGCREGTLLKHRLLCDEPATLDELLIIADKYATANSSMKAEIQVVDLESPYHALLGRPALAKFMAVPHYAYLKMKMPSSKGILTIAGDYKQSSACAADSSRLTESLVIAAEKRLLDRVVAMAGKQPEMSPNPKESEAEGSFKPAKETKKIPLDPEHPERHTVIGANLDSK; translated from the exons atgcttgtcggtTCCGACACTGCGtcgcttgacgcgttccccaccaacgtggtggtctatgACGAGCCGCTTCCTCGCACGGAGAGCGGCGGAAGCGccgtcacggaggtgcttgtCATCGGCCACAGCGAGCACTCCGGCGGAGGTGCTCATGACCCGCTCGATGCGGCACTGCAAGACCTGATGGCGCCCATCCTAGAAGTCGCCGACGCCGAGATGCTGGAAGCACGCCGCGTCCAGCTCGTCGAGAGAGCTAAGAAGCTGGCCAACATGAGATGCCTATCGGAGGCCTACCAACGCGAGATGGACCGCGCTGTGGGTGGCACGCCAGCTCCTGGCGGGCCTAGCCGCATCGGCACGGTCCAGCAATGCG atacgccaaaatacaccggctccgtgaagccggaggactggctggtcgactactccacagccgtcagtaTCGCAAATGGCAACAAGCGCGTCGCcatgaagtacgttccgctcatgctccagggcacggcccggacgtggctgaacagcctgaagcccagcagcatcaacagctgggtcaACTTCACCGAAgcattcatccgcaacttcaccagcacgtacaagcggccgcccaagccccgTCAGCTCTCCTTGTGTGTCCAGGGCCCCAACGAgccgactcgcgactacctcacacgCTGGACCGAGCTTCGTAACTCTTGCGAGGGcatgcacgaggtgcaggccatcgagtgcttcaccgccgggtgccgagagggcacccttctTAAGCACAGGCTTCTCTGTgacgagccggcgaccctcgacgagctgctgatcatagcagataaatacgccacggccaactcctccatgaaggcagaGATCCAA gtggtggaccttgagagcccataccatgcactacttggccggcctgctctggccaagttcatggcggtcccccactatgcttacctcaagatgaagatgccgagttccaaGGGAATTCTAACCATAGCAGGGGATTACAAGCAGTCATCCGCCTGCGCGGCAGATAGCAGCCGGCTGaccgagtcccttgtgatcgcggccgagaagcggctccttgaccgggttgtggcgatggcaggcaagcagccggaaatgtcacccaaccccaaggagtcggaagccgagggctcgttcaagccggccaaagagacaaagaagatacccttggacccggagcacccggagaggcacacTGTCATAGGAGCAAatcttgacagcaaatag